The sequence below is a genomic window from Methanosarcinales archaeon Met12.
CCATATTCGCGCTAATCTACCCAGATTTTGCAGAACGCCTAACGTGGTATATCATACCTGCGCTAATCATACCCACTACGGTTTCCCTTTGTGACATTAAATTACGAAAGCTTGACATGAAAAAGAACCTCAAGCCAATTCTCGTAGCATTAATGTTGAATTATGTTCTTCTGTCTGGCATAGTTCTAATCATGAGCGTTTTGCTCATAGAAGATGACGCCCTCTTTAAAGGATTCATCGTGATGGTTGCGACACCACCGGCCATAGGGGTCATAGCTTATAGTTCGCTTTTGAAGGGGAATACGCATTTGGCATTGATGGCAAACGCATTTATCTACGTATTATCCATATTCTTAATGCCGGTAATTCTCCTCCTATTGCTGGGGATAGAGGTGGTGAATCCTTTTGAAGTATTGAAAATTTTATTGATACTGATACTCTTGCCGCTAATCCTCTCGAGGATAATAATTCGAATTCCATACTACGAACAGCATAAAGAGGACAAGGACATTCTCATCAATCTGGGTTTTTTCTTGGTAATCTATGTGGTCATCGGACTAAATCAGGATATTTTGTTGAGTGGTGATTATGGCCTATTGTTGCCAATATTCATAATAGGAGCTATGAGGACCTTTTTTTCGGGCACACTGGTGTTCAAGATTGGCAGAATGCTCAACATTCCATATGATGAACTGGTCACCTACACGCTGTTCAGCTCATATAAGAATCTTGGCCTTACTGCAACAACCTCTTTAATCCTATTCGGCACCAAGGCGGCAGTTCCTGCGGCGATTTGCATATTATTGGAGGTTCTGATGTTCATCTATTATTCCGTCTTGATGAATCCAATAAACCAAAAGGATTAAGTTAAATTCGTAAGTTTTATGGTTATAACTGCTATTTATTTCTAGATACTGTGTATACAGTATATAGAATCACATAACAAAAATAGAAGGGAACATATGTCAATATTAGAATCACCAGTCAAGATTGAAAATGTAGTAGCATCTATGCATCTCGCTGACGGATTTGATCTGAAGCAGATTGGCACAAAACTGAATAATGCCGAATATGATAAGAAAAAATTCCCTGGGCTTGTATATCGGGTTAAAAACCCCAAGGCGGCCTTTTTAATATTCAAGTCAGGGAAGGTAAACTGTACTGGCGCACGAAGAGTGGAAGATGTGAAAAAAGCGACCGAGGGGCTTACTGCAGAGTTGCGCAATATAGGGCTTACGATCAGAGGTGACCCGGAAATCGTGGTTCAAAATATCGTAGCATCTGCTGATCTTGGCACGGAACTGAACCTCAACGCGATCGCCATCGGACTCGGTTTGGAGAATATCGAATATGAACCCGAGGTATTTCCAGGATTGGTTTATCGAGTCTCCGATCCCAAACTCGTCGTGTTGATATTCGGCTCTGGAAAATTGGTGATAACCGGATGCAAAACGCCAGAGGACTGTGAGATGGGCGTAGAAGTGGTGCGGCGTCAATTAGAAGCTCTAAACCTATTGTAACTGTCTCAGATCGGAGACTGACTAATCAAAGCCATACGACTAAATCGAAGAGTTAGTTGGAGTCCGCAAATCTTTGAGTTGTGACATTTAGACGGACTGTTCCATCTCACAGATGCGACAAAGACCATCTTCGCCAGAAGGGACTTCAACACCCATTATCTATAACACCAATTAGACTTAATAAACTTGTCAGGACTGTTTTATGACCTGTGGTCATGTAATATTTATATGTTATAATGCTTATTTATAACGTATGAGACAGGGAAAAGTAATGCGGAATGTGGTGTTAGCATTAGAAGAAGGTGCTAATACAATCAACGGCATCGCAAGACGTATTTACGGAGAGAGTGCCTTCTGCAGCGATGGCAGGTTATTGGATGGTAAAAAGCAGGCGACGATAAGTCGAGCACTGGCAACATTACAACGCCATAAAATCGTCATAAAAATACGTAAACAGTTCTATGTATGGGACACATCGATTAAAGACTATATAGAGCAGCATATAGCAAATTTAAGGCAATCGGCATATCGCCTTGATAAACAATTAGCGAAGACAAACGAAGATATCAAACGGTTTGAGCATGTCTTGCTGAAGTTGAAGTCTCAAAAAGACGATGAGGTTAGAGAGTGAATATATGAAGAAGACAAAATCACTCTGTCCAGAATGCATGAAGGTCATAGATGCCTCCATATTTGAAGAAGACGGCAAAATTATAATCGAAAAGAATTGTAAAGACCATGGAGAATTTAAGGATATATGCTGGTCCAATTCTGATTTTTATAAAAAATTCGAAAGGGTTGGAAACTGTGGTGAATTCCCTGAAAATTCAAACACCAGAAAACACATCGCCTCTCAAGAGAAGCTCGGAGATAAAAAGGGATGCCCCTATGATTGCGGGCTGTGCTCCAATCACAAGACGATGACACTGCTCGCGAATATGGATGTGACAAACAGATGCAACCAAAGCTGTCGTGTCTGCTTTGCAAATGCGGCTGTTAGTGGACACATCTACGAGCCGTCGATGAATCAAATTAAGAAGATGATGGCTGTTCTCAGAAATGATAAACCCATTCCATGTCTGGCAATACAATTCGCTGGCGGTGAGCCAACTATGCGAGAGGATTTTCCAGAAATAGTAGCTATGGCAAAGGATTTTGGCTTCTCCCAGATACAGGTGGCGACAAATGGCATAAAACTTGCCAACAACGTAGAATACTGCAGAAGATTGCAGGAAGCCGGATTAAATACAGTTTATCTACAATTTGATGGTGTGAATAGTGCATCTTATATGCACGCCCGCGGCTATAACGCACTTCCGGCCAAATTAGGCGCCATTGAGAATTGTAGAAGGGCGGGTCTGACCAGCATTGTACTGGTTCCGACACTGATTAAAGGAGTAAATGACGACCAGATAGGGGAGATATTACGATTCGCCTCTAAAAATCTGGATGTTATCAGGGGCGTGAACATACAGCCCGTTTCTTTTGTGGGGAGAATCACCAAGGAAGAACGCGAAAAACAGAGGATTACAATACCAGACTTCTTTAAACTCATAGAAGAACAGACAAATGGCGAAATAACTGGAGACGATTTTTATCCTGTGCCGTTTGTATTGCCAATATCTCATTTTGTAGAGGCGTGGCGTAGACGTCAACAGGTAGAATTTACCGTCCATCCACACTGTGGTGCTGCAACCTACATTTTCGTTAAAAACGGTCATTTTGTACCCATAACCAGATTCATAGATGTAGAAAGATTGATGGAGTTCTTAGATAGTTCGGCAAAGGAAGTCAACCAATCGAAGGTCAGTAGGCTGATGACCGTGGAAAAAATACTCAGAGAAGTTCCAAAGTTCGTGGATAAAAGTAAGGTGCCAACCGGAATAAACATCACAAAAATGCTGATAGATGTCCTCAGAAAGGGGTCTATCGGTGCCACTTCCGAGTTCCATAGAAATACGCTTTTCTTAGGAGTCATGCATTTTCAGGACCCATACAACATAGACCTGGAAAGGGTCCAGCGATGCGGCATTCACTATGCGGTGCCTGATGGGAGGGTGATTCCATTTTGCGCCTACAACACGATATATCGGCCGCATATCGAAAGAGAATATTGCAAAGAGGGAGGGGCGATATGAAAAAATACGATGCCATAATCGTGGGGGCTGGGATCAGTGGACTGCTTACTGCACTCGCAATCTCAAAGTCGAATGGTGGAAAAAACGTTTTGATGCTCGAAAAAGAAGATTACATCGGCGGAGCCTGCAGGTCATATAACGTGGATGGCTATACGGTCGATACAGGACCGCACATCATCACGCAACTTAACGATGGTCCCCTGAGAGAACTTATGACAAGATATTTCGACGTCGTCCCGGTGTTTAAGCCACATGGAAAATATTACGTTAAAATAAACGGTTCGACAAAAGAGTTTCCATGGACTGTTACCGACTGGATCCAGTTCGACGTGCTTCCATTGAGAGATAGAATACTGATCATCCAAGCGTTATTTTCAGCCCTAAATGCATCCTTGATAACACCAAAAAAGCTTGCAGGAGTCTCGGTGTACGACTATATTAAAAACTATAATTTCTCGGAGAGCACGCTTAGATTCATCGATACCATGGCGCACTTTTTGACGGGCACATCGATGTATGAAACATCGGTCTTCAGGATTTTCGACTGGAGCGACACGAAGGGTATGCAGAAAAAAGTGACAGGTCTGGTAAACTTCTTGTTCAAGGAGGGGGCAAGGGATCAGGCATATCCGATTGGCGGA
It includes:
- a CDS encoding radical SAM protein, translating into MKKTKSLCPECMKVIDASIFEEDGKIIIEKNCKDHGEFKDICWSNSDFYKKFERVGNCGEFPENSNTRKHIASQEKLGDKKGCPYDCGLCSNHKTMTLLANMDVTNRCNQSCRVCFANAAVSGHIYEPSMNQIKKMMAVLRNDKPIPCLAIQFAGGEPTMREDFPEIVAMAKDFGFSQIQVATNGIKLANNVEYCRRLQEAGLNTVYLQFDGVNSASYMHARGYNALPAKLGAIENCRRAGLTSIVLVPTLIKGVNDDQIGEILRFASKNLDVIRGVNIQPVSFVGRITKEEREKQRITIPDFFKLIEEQTNGEITGDDFYPVPFVLPISHFVEAWRRRQQVEFTVHPHCGAATYIFVKNGHFVPITRFIDVERLMEFLDSSAKEVNQSKVSRLMTVEKILREVPKFVDKSKVPTGINITKMLIDVLRKGSIGATSEFHRNTLFLGVMHFQDPYNIDLERVQRCGIHYAVPDGRVIPFCAYNTIYRPHIEREYCKEGGAI
- a CDS encoding TATA-box-binding protein; translation: MLESPVKIENVVASMHLADGFDLKQIGTKLNNAEYDKKKFPGLVYRVKNPKAAFLIFKSGKVNCTGARRVEDVKKATEGLTAELRNIGLTIRGDPEIVVQNIVASADLGTELNLNAIAIGLGLENIEYEPEVFPGLVYRVSDPKLVVLIFGSGKLVITGCKTPEDCEMGVEVVRRQLEALNLL